The following are encoded in a window of Arthrobacter sp. OAP107 genomic DNA:
- a CDS encoding MarR family transcriptional regulator — MTASAPGRQHPLIRRLQEFTLEANRYVDSAGGRNDMHRTDLNALAAVMRHAANGEVVTPGTLRRELNLSSPATTALVDRLCGSGHLVRLREGQDRRQVQLRMTDKAYRDGSAMFLPLARHMDSAMAGFTAQELETAARFMDAMIAATVAASREASGTP; from the coding sequence GTGACCGCCTCAGCCCCGGGCAGGCAGCACCCCCTGATACGGCGACTTCAGGAGTTCACCCTGGAGGCCAACCGCTACGTGGACTCTGCGGGCGGCCGGAACGACATGCACCGGACGGACCTCAACGCTCTCGCCGCCGTCATGAGGCACGCCGCCAATGGCGAAGTCGTGACCCCGGGAACCCTGCGGAGGGAACTGAACCTCAGCTCCCCGGCCACCACGGCACTGGTTGACCGGCTGTGCGGCTCCGGACATCTGGTGCGCCTGCGCGAAGGGCAGGACCGGCGGCAGGTGCAGCTGCGGATGACGGACAAGGCGTACCGCGACGGCTCCGCCATGTTCCTGCCGCTCGCCCGCCACATGGACAGCGCCATGGCCGGGTTCACCGCGCAGGAACTCGAGACAGCCGCCCGGTTCATGGACGCGATGATTGCGGCAACGGTTGCCGCCAGCCGGGAAGCTTCCGGCACACCATGA
- a CDS encoding FAD-dependent oxidoreductase codes for MNGLLPGRPVSLWTATAGTTGYPSLDSDVDVDVAVIGGGVAGLTAALALKRSGQTVAVLEAARVGTGVTGHTTGKVTSLHRLAYTELASNHGDSTAHTYGQANQAAVEHIARTVAEEGIDCGFRRVANYTYAESERTLELVRAEAGHAARLGLPSTFTTDVPLPFPVRGAVRFDDQAQFHSTRYLQGLARSVDGGGSFVFEESRALSFRDGSPAIVTTETGTVRAREVIMATNVPFGDEGRFDTRCYLHRSYIVASRAEGPAPDATFIGADEPMRSILTAAIDGASFVLAGGEGHRASDGGDPASRYGRLAAFAREQLGAGEPAFRWSTQDVMPVDGLPYVGLLSPEAKHVHVITGLRKWGLTNGTAAALILTDVLSGRNNPWAAVFDSSRGTPASGNSPLPGAAAPAAPAQAEPPPRGLTLPPPGAGAVLDLDGGPAAVYTDPGGQVRAVSAICTHLGCTVGFNAADKSWDCPCHGSRFALDGSVIQGPATKDLVTRKLVAHGGEPGAGQPE; via the coding sequence ATGAACGGGCTCTTGCCCGGCAGGCCGGTATCCCTCTGGACGGCCACGGCCGGCACCACCGGCTACCCCTCCTTGGACAGCGACGTCGACGTTGATGTTGCCGTCATCGGCGGCGGCGTCGCGGGACTGACGGCGGCCCTGGCCCTCAAACGTTCCGGGCAGACTGTGGCGGTGCTCGAGGCCGCCCGGGTGGGGACCGGCGTCACGGGCCACACCACGGGCAAGGTAACCTCGCTGCACCGGCTCGCCTACACGGAACTGGCCAGCAACCACGGTGACTCCACCGCCCACACGTACGGCCAGGCCAACCAGGCAGCGGTGGAGCACATTGCCCGCACTGTCGCGGAGGAAGGCATCGACTGTGGATTCCGCCGGGTCGCCAACTACACCTACGCGGAATCCGAGAGGACCCTGGAACTGGTCCGGGCGGAGGCCGGGCACGCCGCCCGGCTGGGGCTTCCCTCAACTTTCACCACCGACGTGCCGCTCCCGTTCCCGGTCAGGGGCGCGGTGCGCTTCGACGACCAGGCGCAGTTCCATTCCACCCGGTACCTGCAGGGGCTGGCCCGCTCCGTTGACGGCGGCGGGAGCTTCGTGTTCGAGGAATCCCGCGCGTTGTCCTTCCGGGACGGCTCCCCGGCCATCGTCACCACGGAAACCGGCACTGTCCGGGCCCGGGAAGTCATCATGGCCACAAACGTGCCGTTCGGAGACGAAGGACGGTTCGATACACGGTGCTACCTCCACCGGTCCTACATCGTCGCCAGCCGCGCGGAAGGGCCAGCCCCCGACGCCACCTTCATCGGCGCCGACGAACCCATGCGGTCGATCCTGACGGCTGCCATCGACGGTGCCAGCTTCGTGCTCGCCGGAGGCGAGGGCCATAGGGCGTCCGACGGCGGCGATCCCGCCAGCCGGTACGGCCGCCTCGCGGCCTTCGCGCGCGAACAGCTCGGTGCTGGCGAGCCGGCTTTTCGCTGGTCCACGCAGGACGTGATGCCGGTGGACGGGCTGCCGTATGTCGGACTCCTGTCACCCGAGGCCAAGCACGTGCACGTCATCACCGGACTGCGGAAGTGGGGGCTGACAAACGGCACAGCCGCGGCACTGATCCTCACCGACGTGCTCTCCGGCCGCAACAACCCGTGGGCGGCGGTGTTCGACAGCAGCCGGGGCACACCGGCGTCGGGGAATTCGCCGCTTCCAGGCGCCGCCGCTCCCGCCGCTCCCGCCCAGGCAGAGCCGCCTCCACGCGGCCTCACACTCCCGCCGCCGGGGGCGGGTGCAGTCCTGGACCTCGACGGCGGCCCCGCCGCCGTCTACACGGATCCCGGCGGGCAGGTCCGCGCCGTCTCGGCCATCTGCACGCATCTGGGCTGCACCGTAGGCTTCAACGCCGCCGACAAGAGCTGGGACTGCCCCTGCCACGGTTCCCGCTTCGCCCTCGACGGGTCGGTCATACAAGGCCCGGCCACGAAGGACCTGGTCACCCGGAAGTTAGTCGCTCACGGCGGGGAGCCCGGGGCGGGCCAGCCCGAGTAA
- a CDS encoding low molecular weight protein-tyrosine-phosphatase — protein sequence MTSMTRPYRIIAVCTGNICRSPMAELILAEAFAAAGLAGAVVVDSAGTTAYEAGRPIDPRAARKLTAHNLPSDRHIAREWRKEWFTERHLILALDVDHYGWLRASAPDGESLERIRMLRSFDPLLATKDPLDQGCEDPWYGDHSDFAAVFDQIQASVPGIVEYVRSAIAAASADAAPLQLKDSQQVRSIS from the coding sequence ATGACCTCAATGACGAGACCATACCGGATCATCGCGGTCTGCACCGGCAATATCTGCCGGTCCCCGATGGCGGAGCTGATACTGGCGGAGGCCTTTGCAGCGGCGGGGCTCGCTGGCGCCGTCGTCGTGGACTCCGCGGGAACCACCGCCTACGAGGCAGGACGCCCCATCGACCCCCGGGCCGCGCGGAAGCTAACCGCACACAACCTCCCCTCCGACCGGCACATAGCCCGGGAATGGCGGAAGGAGTGGTTCACGGAACGCCACCTGATCCTGGCTCTCGACGTGGACCACTACGGCTGGCTGCGGGCGTCGGCCCCGGACGGCGAATCCCTCGAGAGAATACGCATGCTGCGCAGCTTCGACCCCCTATTGGCAACGAAGGATCCCCTGGACCAGGGCTGCGAAGACCCGTGGTACGGGGACCACAGCGACTTTGCGGCGGTGTTTGACCAAATCCAGGCGTCGGTGCCGGGAATCGTAGAGTATGTCCGTTCCGCCATCGCCGCGGCCTCGGCGGATGCCGCCCCGCTCCAGCTTAAGGACAGCCAGCAGGTACGCTCTATTTCATGA
- a CDS encoding LysE family transporter — MQFSLWLALAGAGVLISFTPGAGAINTMSNSLTAGFKRSIWGILGQQAALILHVIVVALGVGVLVAGSPVAFNAIRYAGAAYLVYLGIRQFLRQPDLDQEKVAALRNEPAWSMFRRGLWVNLLNPKAIVFFLAFMPQFIRPANPLLPQYAVLAATVVLIDILVMWFFFAAAAKSFQRFTHNTHGQTVLNRTFGTLFVAVGILLALIH, encoded by the coding sequence GTGCAATTCTCCCTTTGGCTGGCCCTCGCGGGCGCCGGCGTCCTCATCAGCTTCACCCCGGGCGCAGGCGCCATCAACACCATGAGCAACTCGCTGACCGCCGGGTTCAAGCGCTCCATCTGGGGCATCCTGGGGCAACAGGCCGCCCTGATCCTGCACGTCATCGTCGTGGCGCTCGGCGTCGGGGTTCTGGTTGCCGGCTCCCCCGTCGCCTTCAACGCCATCCGCTACGCCGGTGCCGCCTACCTGGTGTATCTGGGCATCCGGCAGTTCCTGCGCCAACCGGACCTCGACCAGGAGAAAGTGGCCGCACTTCGCAACGAGCCCGCCTGGTCCATGTTCCGCCGGGGCCTGTGGGTCAACCTGCTCAACCCCAAGGCCATCGTGTTCTTCCTGGCCTTCATGCCGCAGTTCATCCGGCCAGCCAACCCGCTGCTGCCCCAGTACGCCGTCCTGGCGGCAACCGTGGTTCTCATCGACATCCTCGTCATGTGGTTCTTCTTCGCGGCCGCGGCCAAATCGTTCCAGCGCTTTACCCACAATACCCACGGGCAAACCGTGCTTAACAGGACTTTCGGTACCCTGTTCGTCGCAGTGGGCATCCTGCTGGCGCTGATCCACTAG
- the pabB gene encoding aminodeoxychorismate synthase component I, translated as MTPAPVIIAIDGRSGAGKTTLAIELAATLRNHHKVSLFHVEDIYPGWDGLSAGIERYVTTVLAPLSRGEAATWVSWDWKNHNDGDPRVTLPAEIVIVEGVGAAAAAARPHLDAVIWADSPDGERRTRALERDGDTYEPFWDQWASQEVELLAADDIPQHAHVRVLNRADGTAPADALQVLTYLPELTTALVPELSSRRGLRLLSERLDASPDPAALFQALYGSSSNAVWLDSSLRSAGSAGPGRGTPAAERSRFSILADDGGTFGQSVLHSSGVTRVTAGCATANVSGPFFRWLETVWGRKAVRGPEGYPCDFALGWLGYLGYELKRETGGQDIPSDTPDVALIFAGRAVVLDHTDNTVWLLALDAPDATDWLGRARAAVTAAPKAGGSTRVELPAAHDAMPATATPDAAAPAFAGRDSEASYKRKIAEAQHQIAEGNSYEVCLTTTLEAEVGALDPWAAYLALRRRNPAPFASYLRFGGLTVASTSPERFLRIASDGGMRAEPIKGTRRRAADPDTDAALRQDLATSLKDRAENIMIVDLLRNDLSHFAEPGSVTVSRLCEIESYATVHQLVSTIDAILLPGAPRAEAVAACFPAGSMTGAPKISTMAILDRLEEGPRGVYSGAIGYFSLNGATDLAVAIRTLVVQDGGDGEKVKLTLGVGGAITADSVAQDEYEEIRTKAYGVLSTLGSPFPD; from the coding sequence ATGACCCCCGCACCTGTGATCATCGCCATTGACGGGCGGTCCGGCGCAGGTAAAACGACTTTGGCCATCGAGCTCGCGGCCACGCTGCGGAACCACCACAAGGTCTCGCTGTTCCACGTGGAGGACATCTATCCCGGCTGGGACGGGCTGTCAGCCGGCATCGAACGCTACGTCACGACGGTGCTGGCGCCGCTGAGCCGCGGCGAAGCGGCCACCTGGGTCAGCTGGGACTGGAAAAACCATAACGACGGCGACCCGCGGGTCACGCTGCCCGCCGAGATCGTGATCGTCGAGGGCGTGGGCGCGGCGGCCGCCGCGGCCAGGCCGCATCTGGACGCCGTCATCTGGGCGGACTCCCCCGACGGAGAGCGCCGCACCCGCGCGCTGGAGCGTGACGGCGATACCTACGAGCCGTTCTGGGACCAGTGGGCAAGCCAGGAGGTGGAACTCCTGGCCGCGGACGACATCCCTCAGCACGCCCACGTCCGGGTCCTCAACCGCGCGGACGGCACCGCCCCCGCCGACGCCCTGCAGGTGCTCACCTACCTTCCCGAGCTCACCACCGCCCTGGTTCCCGAGCTGTCCTCACGGCGCGGCCTGCGTCTGCTGTCCGAACGGCTCGACGCCAGCCCCGATCCCGCCGCACTTTTTCAGGCGCTGTACGGGTCGTCGTCGAACGCCGTCTGGTTGGACTCATCCCTGCGTTCGGCCGGTTCGGCCGGTCCCGGCCGCGGAACTCCCGCAGCAGAGCGCAGCCGCTTCAGTATTTTGGCGGACGACGGCGGCACGTTCGGCCAGTCTGTCCTGCACAGTTCGGGGGTCACCCGGGTCACCGCCGGTTGCGCCACTGCCAACGTGTCCGGCCCCTTCTTCCGCTGGCTGGAAACAGTGTGGGGACGGAAGGCCGTGCGCGGACCGGAGGGCTACCCGTGCGACTTCGCACTCGGCTGGCTGGGCTACCTCGGCTACGAGCTCAAGCGGGAAACCGGCGGGCAGGACATCCCCTCGGACACGCCTGATGTGGCGCTGATCTTTGCCGGCCGGGCCGTGGTCCTGGACCACACGGATAACACCGTGTGGCTGCTTGCCCTCGACGCGCCGGATGCCACGGACTGGCTCGGCCGGGCCCGCGCTGCGGTGACGGCCGCCCCCAAAGCCGGCGGCAGCACCCGCGTCGAACTTCCGGCGGCCCATGACGCAATGCCTGCTACCGCAACTCCTGATGCCGCGGCGCCGGCCTTCGCCGGCCGGGACAGCGAGGCAAGCTACAAGCGCAAGATCGCCGAGGCGCAGCACCAGATTGCCGAGGGAAATTCGTACGAAGTCTGCCTCACCACCACCCTCGAAGCGGAGGTGGGGGCGCTCGACCCGTGGGCCGCGTACCTCGCCCTGCGCCGGCGGAACCCGGCGCCGTTTGCGAGCTACCTGCGCTTCGGCGGGCTCACGGTGGCCAGCACGTCACCGGAGCGCTTCCTGCGGATAGCGTCCGACGGCGGCATGCGCGCCGAGCCGATCAAGGGAACCCGCCGCCGGGCTGCCGACCCGGACACCGACGCCGCCCTCCGGCAGGACCTGGCCACGTCGCTCAAGGACCGGGCGGAAAACATCATGATCGTGGACCTGCTCCGGAACGACCTCAGCCATTTCGCCGAGCCGGGATCGGTGACCGTCAGCCGGCTGTGTGAGATCGAAAGCTACGCTACGGTGCACCAGCTCGTGAGCACCATCGACGCCATCCTGCTGCCCGGTGCGCCGCGGGCCGAGGCTGTGGCAGCCTGCTTCCCTGCAGGGTCAATGACCGGGGCGCCGAAGATCAGTACCATGGCCATCCTGGACCGGCTGGAGGAGGGGCCGCGGGGCGTCTATTCCGGCGCCATCGGGTACTTCTCGCTGAACGGGGCCACGGATCTGGCGGTTGCCATCCGCACCCTCGTGGTGCAGGACGGCGGCGACGGCGAAAAGGTGAAGCTCACCCTCGGCGTCGGCGGCGCCATCACGGCGGACTCCGTGGCGCAGGACGAATACGAAGAGATCCGCACCAAGGCCTACGGCGTCCTCTCCACCCTGGGCTCCCCCTTCCCCGATTGA
- a CDS encoding MMPL family transporter, giving the protein MNQSARTTSLPFWLRWLIPVVLVVGWVAVAGVGGPTFGRLDEVSSNDQASFLPAGAEATEAREWQQKFQDSGEVPAVVVIESSSALTPAQLGTAAALKAKLEDLRVGSAVVGPVPSQDRQAVQYIVSVAAAEPADAVEELRNEVRAAAPDGTQTFVTGPAGLAADLAGAFAGIDGILLLVALAAVFVILLVVYRSLLLPFAVLLTSVFALCAAILLVFGMAKAGWIQLNGQSQGILSILVIGAATDYALLYVARFREALGHTANRTAAALTAWRASVAPILASGATVAIALLCLLFSDLNSNKALGPVAAAGIVCSLFAALTLLPAFAALLGRAAFWPFRPGLLPEDAREPELATGLEGQRGLWRAVGTLVSRRPRTVWVASVLLLVAASAGILQLRANGVPQTAVILSASNAVDGQDALARHFDAGSGSPVVIVASQGKAGDVLETAKAADGVGDAYLLAEGSVPITGAPGTPAAPGTPAMRDGRVLLNATLDYAADSDAAENAVAGMRESVKRVDPDALVGGVTATALDTNTTAQRDLATIIPVVLAVILLILMVLLRSVLAPVLLVASVVMSYAAAMGVSALVFHNILGFPGADATVPLFGFVFLVALGVDYNIFLMSRVREESLKHGTRPGILRGLGVTGGVITSAGVVLAATFAALGVIPIMFLVQLAFIVAFGVLLDTVLVRSLLVPALAYDLGRRIWWPGRLARHDSQEASKVEGPAEAAVR; this is encoded by the coding sequence ATGAACCAGTCAGCCCGCACCACGAGCCTCCCGTTCTGGCTCCGGTGGCTTATCCCCGTGGTCCTCGTCGTCGGCTGGGTTGCCGTTGCCGGGGTGGGCGGACCCACGTTCGGCAGGCTGGATGAGGTCTCGTCGAATGACCAGGCGTCCTTCCTTCCCGCCGGCGCGGAGGCCACCGAGGCCCGCGAGTGGCAGCAAAAGTTCCAGGACTCCGGCGAGGTGCCCGCCGTCGTTGTCATTGAGAGCAGCAGCGCCCTCACGCCTGCGCAACTGGGCACGGCGGCAGCCCTGAAAGCCAAGCTGGAAGACCTGCGGGTGGGCAGCGCGGTGGTGGGGCCCGTGCCGTCGCAGGACCGGCAGGCCGTGCAGTACATCGTGTCCGTTGCGGCAGCGGAACCGGCGGACGCCGTGGAGGAACTGCGCAACGAGGTCCGGGCGGCTGCCCCGGACGGCACACAGACGTTCGTCACCGGTCCTGCCGGGCTCGCGGCCGACCTCGCGGGGGCCTTCGCGGGCATCGACGGTATCCTGCTGCTGGTGGCGCTGGCGGCGGTGTTTGTCATCCTTCTGGTTGTCTACCGGTCCCTGCTCCTGCCCTTCGCCGTGCTGCTGACCTCGGTGTTTGCGCTATGCGCCGCCATCCTGCTGGTGTTCGGCATGGCCAAGGCGGGCTGGATCCAGCTCAACGGCCAAAGCCAGGGCATCCTCTCCATCCTGGTGATCGGCGCAGCCACCGACTATGCCCTGCTTTACGTGGCCCGGTTCCGTGAGGCGCTTGGGCACACGGCCAACCGCACCGCCGCCGCGCTCACCGCCTGGCGGGCCTCCGTGGCGCCCATTCTGGCGTCGGGTGCCACGGTTGCCATCGCGCTGCTGTGCCTGCTGTTTTCCGACCTCAACTCCAACAAGGCGCTGGGCCCGGTGGCTGCCGCGGGCATCGTCTGCTCGCTTTTCGCTGCGCTCACCCTGCTCCCGGCCTTCGCTGCACTCCTGGGGCGCGCCGCGTTCTGGCCGTTCCGGCCCGGGCTCCTGCCCGAAGATGCGCGTGAGCCGGAACTGGCCACCGGACTGGAGGGTCAGCGCGGGCTGTGGCGCGCCGTCGGAACGCTGGTGTCGCGGCGTCCCCGCACGGTGTGGGTGGCCTCCGTGCTCCTGCTGGTCGCGGCTTCGGCCGGGATCCTGCAACTGAGAGCCAACGGTGTGCCGCAAACCGCCGTCATCCTCAGTGCTTCCAACGCCGTCGACGGGCAGGACGCGCTCGCACGCCATTTCGACGCCGGCAGCGGCAGTCCCGTGGTCATCGTGGCCAGCCAGGGGAAAGCCGGGGACGTCCTCGAAACGGCCAAGGCCGCTGACGGCGTGGGCGACGCCTACCTTCTGGCTGAGGGAAGCGTGCCCATCACGGGAGCCCCGGGAACCCCTGCCGCCCCGGGAACCCCTGCCATGCGGGACGGCAGGGTGCTCCTCAACGCCACGCTCGACTACGCCGCCGACTCTGACGCAGCGGAGAACGCCGTGGCAGGGATGCGGGAGAGCGTCAAACGTGTGGACCCCGATGCCCTGGTCGGCGGGGTGACCGCCACCGCCCTGGACACCAACACCACCGCGCAGCGGGACCTCGCCACGATCATCCCCGTGGTCCTCGCCGTTATCCTGCTCATCCTCATGGTGCTGCTGCGGTCCGTCCTCGCACCCGTCCTGCTTGTCGCCTCGGTGGTTATGTCCTACGCGGCCGCCATGGGCGTTTCCGCCCTCGTGTTCCACAACATCCTGGGCTTCCCCGGGGCCGACGCCACGGTGCCGCTGTTCGGCTTCGTGTTCCTCGTGGCCCTGGGCGTGGACTACAACATCTTCCTCATGAGCCGGGTCCGCGAAGAGTCGCTGAAGCACGGTACCCGGCCCGGGATTCTGCGCGGACTGGGCGTGACCGGCGGGGTGATCACATCGGCCGGAGTGGTCCTGGCCGCCACCTTTGCAGCCTTGGGCGTTATTCCCATCATGTTCCTCGTGCAGCTGGCCTTCATCGTGGCTTTCGGGGTGCTGCTGGACACCGTTCTGGTGCGCTCGCTCCTGGTTCCCGCCTTGGCCTACGACCTCGGCCGGCGCATCTGGTGGCCGGGCAGGCTCGCCCGGCACGATTCGCAGGAAGCCAGCAAAGTGGAAGGGCCGGCGGAAGCGGCGGTCCGCTAG
- a CDS encoding aminodeoxychorismate lyase, translating to MTSRTSHTVLVFLDPDYQNGRLADPEKPQLMATDLGATRGDGVFESMLAVAGHTRKIQAHLDRLARSAQALDLEIPGQDDWRRAVETGVSAFRSDNPAPSPELDEAVVKLIVTRGIEGAAAPTCWVQVSPVAAASWRQRETGIDVILLDRGYDSDAAERAPWLLLGAKTLSYAVNMAALRHAHKQGADDVIFTSSDGRVLEGPTSTVLLANVEKNDAGTPVKRLVTPQLDSGILPGTSQGALFAAAKAAGWELGYGPLKPQDLTDADAVWLISSIRLLAPVNHIDGREIGTPALRKQLTAELNELFAGID from the coding sequence ATGACCTCTCGTACCTCCCACACAGTGCTGGTGTTCCTGGATCCGGACTATCAGAACGGCCGGCTCGCCGACCCCGAAAAGCCGCAGCTGATGGCCACTGACCTGGGTGCCACCCGCGGTGACGGGGTATTCGAGTCCATGCTCGCCGTCGCCGGCCACACGCGGAAGATCCAGGCCCACCTGGACCGCCTGGCCCGCTCGGCGCAGGCGCTGGACCTTGAGATTCCGGGGCAGGACGACTGGCGCCGCGCCGTGGAGACGGGCGTCTCGGCGTTCCGTTCCGACAACCCGGCGCCGTCCCCGGAACTGGATGAGGCAGTGGTCAAACTCATCGTCACCCGCGGCATCGAGGGCGCCGCCGCCCCCACCTGCTGGGTGCAGGTCTCCCCCGTGGCCGCGGCAAGCTGGCGCCAGCGCGAGACCGGCATCGACGTCATCCTCCTTGACCGCGGCTACGACAGCGACGCGGCCGAACGTGCCCCGTGGCTGCTGCTCGGCGCGAAGACCCTGTCCTACGCGGTGAACATGGCCGCGCTGCGCCACGCCCACAAGCAGGGCGCGGACGACGTCATCTTCACGTCCTCGGACGGCCGCGTGCTGGAAGGACCCACGTCCACAGTGCTGCTGGCGAACGTGGAGAAGAACGACGCCGGAACACCGGTCAAGCGCCTCGTCACGCCGCAGCTGGACAGCGGCATCCTCCCCGGAACGTCACAGGGTGCCCTGTTCGCCGCCGCCAAGGCGGCCGGCTGGGAACTGGGCTACGGTCCGCTGAAGCCGCAGGACCTGACCGATGCCGACGCAGTCTGGCTGATCTCCAGCATCCGCCTCCTGGCGCCGGTCAACCACATCGACGGCCGTGAAATCGGCACACCGGCGCTGCGCAAGCAGCTGACCGCCGAACTGAACGAACTGTTCGCCGGAATCGATTAG
- a CDS encoding methyltransferase domain-containing protein has translation MSAQQPEDVYTHGHHESVVRAHASRTAENSAAFVIPHLTPGVSVLDVGCGPGSITCDFALLVAPGKVTGLDRSPDVITHARELASDRGVGNVEFVAGNIYDLDFEDDTFDVVHAHQVLQHLTDPVEALREMRRVARPGGIVAVRDADFHGMSWYPAIPELDEWMELYQRIARRNGAEPDAGRRLVSWAQAAGFTDVAPTSSNWLYATGQQRRWQARVWGERVLHSAFAEQALEYGFAQEADLTRISAGWHRWGSTDDGWFLIPNGEVIARA, from the coding sequence ATGAGCGCGCAGCAGCCGGAAGATGTCTACACTCACGGTCACCACGAGTCCGTGGTCCGGGCCCATGCCTCGCGGACGGCGGAGAATTCGGCCGCGTTCGTCATCCCGCATCTCACCCCGGGCGTATCGGTGCTCGACGTCGGGTGCGGGCCGGGCAGCATCACCTGCGACTTCGCGCTTCTGGTCGCCCCCGGGAAGGTGACGGGGCTGGACCGCTCCCCCGACGTGATCACCCACGCCCGCGAGCTGGCGTCCGACCGCGGCGTCGGGAACGTGGAGTTCGTGGCGGGCAACATCTACGACCTCGATTTCGAGGACGACACCTTCGACGTTGTGCACGCCCACCAGGTCCTGCAGCACCTGACCGACCCTGTCGAGGCGCTGCGGGAAATGCGGCGGGTGGCCAGGCCCGGCGGCATCGTTGCGGTCCGCGACGCCGATTTCCATGGCATGAGCTGGTATCCGGCCATTCCCGAGCTCGATGAGTGGATGGAGCTCTACCAGCGGATCGCACGCCGGAACGGTGCAGAGCCCGACGCCGGCCGGCGGCTCGTCTCCTGGGCACAGGCCGCCGGCTTCACGGACGTGGCGCCGACCAGCAGCAACTGGCTCTACGCCACCGGACAGCAGCGCCGCTGGCAGGCCCGGGTGTGGGGCGAACGCGTGCTGCATTCGGCCTTCGCGGAGCAGGCCCTCGAGTACGGCTTCGCGCAGGAAGCGGACCTCACGCGCATCTCGGCCGGCTGGCACCGCTGGGGTTCCACCGACGACGGCTGGTTCCTCATTCCCAACGGCGAGGTCATCGCCCGGGCCTAA
- the cls gene encoding cardiolipin synthase: protein MLWPFPLAETLPAWLILLLSGADLAIRVLAVGIIPGNRRPTTAMAWLLGIFFVPALGLILFLLFGNFKLSRRRTEQQQLVNERVRAGSAALSDVASEYSGPEWVQSAAELNRRLGSIPLVDGNHVELIPGYPDSIRAMTEAVRKAKRFVNAEFYIMSTDHVTDDLLTALEEAADRGVQVRVLFDHIGTLRVKGYNRLLKRLKAGNIQWRRMLPLLPIHGQWRRPDLRNHRKIMVIDGEVAFTGSQNLIEPSYNNPKHRKAGREWIELMACLRGPIVPTLNVVFATDWLSETDESLEDQLQLSVEPSPGGVTAQVVPSGPGFTTENNLRLFNTLIYSAQHRISVCSPYFVPDDSLLYAITTAAQRGVDVELFVSEKGDQFLVHHAQQSYYEALLRAGVRIYLYKAPFVLHAKHFTIDDEVAVLGSSNMDMRSFSLNLEVSVMLLGADIVNSMRAVEDTYRDISHELRLEDWMRRPLAARYVDNVARLTATVQ, encoded by the coding sequence GTGTTGTGGCCATTTCCGCTGGCGGAAACACTGCCGGCGTGGCTGATCCTGCTGCTCAGCGGCGCGGATCTCGCCATCAGGGTCCTGGCCGTGGGCATCATCCCCGGCAACCGGCGGCCCACCACGGCCATGGCCTGGCTGCTGGGCATTTTCTTCGTGCCGGCCCTGGGGCTGATCCTTTTCCTGCTCTTCGGCAACTTCAAGCTGTCCCGCCGCCGTACCGAGCAGCAGCAGCTGGTCAATGAGCGGGTCCGTGCCGGCAGCGCCGCGCTGTCCGACGTCGCCAGCGAGTATTCGGGGCCCGAATGGGTGCAGTCCGCGGCCGAACTAAACCGCCGGCTCGGGTCGATCCCGCTGGTGGACGGCAACCATGTGGAGTTGATTCCCGGTTATCCGGATTCCATCCGTGCCATGACCGAGGCCGTACGGAAGGCCAAGCGCTTCGTCAACGCCGAGTTCTACATCATGAGCACGGACCACGTCACGGACGACCTCCTGACCGCCCTCGAGGAGGCGGCGGACCGCGGCGTCCAGGTCCGCGTGCTGTTCGACCATATCGGAACGTTGCGCGTGAAGGGGTACAACAGGCTGCTGAAGCGGCTCAAGGCCGGCAACATCCAGTGGCGGCGGATGCTGCCGCTGCTGCCCATCCACGGCCAGTGGCGCCGGCCGGACCTGCGCAACCACCGCAAGATCATGGTGATCGACGGCGAAGTGGCGTTCACGGGGTCCCAGAACCTGATCGAGCCCTCCTACAACAACCCCAAGCACCGCAAGGCCGGCCGGGAATGGATCGAGCTGATGGCGTGCCTGCGGGGCCCGATCGTTCCCACTCTCAATGTTGTCTTTGCCACCGACTGGCTCAGCGAGACCGACGAGTCACTCGAGGACCAGCTGCAGCTGTCCGTCGAGCCGTCGCCGGGCGGCGTCACGGCCCAGGTGGTGCCCAGCGGCCCCGGCTTCACCACCGAGAACAACCTTCGGCTCTTCAACACGCTGATCTACTCGGCACAGCACCGGATATCCGTCTGCAGCCCGTACTTCGTGCCGGACGATTCCCTGCTCTACGCCATCACCACCGCGGCGCAGCGCGGCGTGGATGTGGAGCTGTTCGTCTCCGAGAAGGGTGACCAGTTCCTCGTCCACCACGCTCAGCAGTCCTATTACGAGGCCCTGCTGCGGGCCGGCGTCAGGATCTACCTGTACAAGGCGCCGTTCGTGCTCCATGCCAAGCACTTCACCATCGACGACGAAGTGGCGGTCCTGGGTTCCAGCAACATGGACATGCGGTCCTTCTCCCTGAACCTCGAGGTCTCAGTGATGCTGCTCGGCGCGGACATCGTCAACAGCATGCGCGCGGTGGAGGACACCTACCGCGACATCTCCCACGAACTCCGGCTCGAGGACTGGATGCGCCGGCCCCTCGCGGCAAGGTACGTGGACAATGTGGCACGCCTGACGGCCACGGTCCAATAG